A genomic region of Gemmata massiliana contains the following coding sequences:
- the hutG gene encoding formimidoylglutamase: MLEPDMSVWTGRVDTADGPTALRWHQMVKPLAPDAPPGVVLIGFACDEGVRRNGGRVGAKDGPRAIRKALANLAWHRQLPVYDAGDVRCDDGDMEGAQVRLAEAVRNAFVAGHRPLVLGGGHETAWGTYQGLMSFWSGANVGIINVDAHFDLRDDEPGNSGTPFRQMADWCQICDRWFGYMALGISVPSNTRALFDRACALEACWYLDQSLVPWNLDRVLADVKAFADHVDCLYLSIDLDVLPGTVMPAVSAPAARGVAVESVEAIIDAVVDTGKLFIADVVELNPLYDINGQGTRLAARLVWHLLNTGKPDRKQP; encoded by the coding sequence ATGCTTGAACCCGACATGAGCGTGTGGACCGGTCGGGTCGATACCGCGGACGGCCCGACCGCGCTGCGGTGGCACCAGATGGTGAAGCCACTCGCTCCGGATGCGCCGCCGGGCGTCGTGCTGATCGGTTTCGCCTGTGACGAGGGCGTGCGCCGGAACGGTGGGCGTGTTGGTGCGAAGGACGGCCCGCGTGCGATCCGCAAAGCGCTCGCAAACCTCGCGTGGCACCGGCAACTACCGGTTTACGATGCGGGTGACGTGCGGTGCGACGATGGCGACATGGAAGGGGCACAGGTGCGGCTCGCTGAGGCCGTTCGTAACGCATTCGTTGCTGGTCACCGTCCATTGGTACTTGGCGGGGGGCACGAAACAGCGTGGGGGACGTATCAGGGGCTGATGTCGTTTTGGTCGGGTGCGAATGTCGGGATCATCAACGTCGACGCACACTTCGACTTACGGGACGACGAGCCTGGAAATTCGGGAACCCCTTTTCGTCAGATGGCGGACTGGTGCCAGATATGCGACCGCTGGTTCGGGTACATGGCACTCGGGATCTCTGTGCCATCGAATACACGTGCGCTTTTCGATCGCGCGTGCGCGCTGGAAGCTTGTTGGTATCTCGACCAGAGCCTTGTGCCCTGGAACTTGGACCGCGTGCTGGCTGATGTAAAGGCTTTTGCTGACCACGTTGATTGCCTGTACCTCAGCATCGATCTGGATGTGCTGCCCGGCACGGTGATGCCGGCGGTTAGTGCGCCGGCTGCCCGGGGCGTAGCGGTCGAATCCGTGGAGGCGATTATCGACGCCGTTGTTGATACCGGGAAATTGTTTATCGCGGACGTCGTGGAGCTGAACCCGCTGTACGACATCAACGGACAGGGCACCCGGCTCGCGGCTCGGTTAGTTTGGCACCTCTTGAACACAGGAAAGCCCGATAGGAAGCAGCCATGA
- the hutU gene encoding urocanate hydratase, producing MTSTRNDPSRVIRAPRGNSLSCKNWQTEAALRMLMNNLDSEAAERPAELVVYGGIGRAARNWECFDKIVDVLRRLESDQTLLVQSGKPVGVFTTHPDAPRVLIANSNLVPHWATWEKFHELDRAGLMMYGQMTAGSWIYIGTQGIVQGTYETFVAVAKKHFGGNAAGKWILTGGLGGMGGAQPLAATMAGFSMLAVECDETRIDFRLRTRYLDRKANSLDEALALVRSGEPVSVGLLGNAAGVCAELVARGILPDVVTDQTSAHDPLNGYLPQGWTLTDWREKAKAAPQEVIAAAKHSMANHVRAMLELQTRGAVALDYGNNIRQAAKENGVANAFDIPGFVPAYIRPLFCEGVGPFRWAVLSGDPEDIARTDAKVKALIPDDPHLHRWLDMAKERIAFQGLPARICWLGLKDRARVGLAFNEMVASGELKAPVVIGRDHLDSGSVASPNRETESMRDGSDAVSDWPLLNALLNTASGATWVSLHHGGGVGMGFSQHAGVVIVCDGTPEAAKRIGRVLRNDPGTGVMRHADAGYDSAIRCAQENGLDLPMLDGA from the coding sequence ATGACCTCCACTCGAAACGATCCCTCGCGCGTGATTCGGGCGCCGCGCGGGAACTCACTTTCGTGCAAGAACTGGCAGACGGAAGCGGCCCTCCGGATGCTCATGAACAACCTCGACTCGGAGGCGGCCGAGCGCCCCGCCGAACTCGTGGTCTACGGCGGGATCGGGCGCGCGGCTCGGAACTGGGAGTGCTTCGACAAGATCGTGGACGTGCTCCGCCGATTGGAAAGCGATCAGACGCTATTGGTGCAGTCGGGCAAGCCCGTGGGCGTGTTCACAACGCACCCGGACGCGCCTCGCGTGCTTATTGCGAACTCGAATCTGGTGCCGCACTGGGCGACGTGGGAGAAGTTCCACGAACTCGACCGCGCCGGGCTGATGATGTACGGTCAGATGACCGCGGGGAGCTGGATCTACATCGGCACGCAGGGCATCGTGCAGGGCACTTACGAGACGTTCGTCGCGGTTGCCAAGAAGCACTTCGGCGGAAACGCAGCGGGTAAGTGGATTCTGACCGGTGGGTTGGGTGGCATGGGCGGCGCTCAGCCGCTCGCCGCAACGATGGCCGGCTTCAGCATGCTCGCGGTCGAGTGCGATGAAACGCGCATCGATTTTCGACTCCGCACGCGGTACCTCGATCGCAAAGCGAACAGCCTCGATGAAGCACTCGCGCTTGTGCGTTCGGGGGAACCTGTGTCGGTGGGACTGCTCGGCAACGCGGCGGGCGTGTGCGCGGAACTGGTCGCGCGGGGGATTCTCCCCGATGTCGTTACCGATCAGACGAGCGCCCACGACCCTTTGAACGGTTATTTGCCACAAGGGTGGACGCTCACCGATTGGCGCGAGAAAGCAAAAGCAGCTCCGCAAGAAGTGATCGCGGCGGCGAAGCACTCGATGGCAAATCACGTGCGCGCGATGCTCGAACTTCAGACACGCGGCGCGGTCGCGCTCGACTACGGCAACAACATTCGACAGGCCGCGAAGGAAAACGGAGTCGCGAACGCCTTCGATATCCCCGGCTTCGTCCCCGCGTACATTCGCCCACTGTTCTGCGAGGGGGTCGGACCGTTCCGCTGGGCTGTACTTTCGGGCGATCCCGAAGACATCGCCCGAACCGACGCGAAGGTGAAGGCTCTGATTCCCGACGATCCTCACCTTCATCGCTGGCTCGATATGGCGAAGGAGCGCATCGCTTTTCAGGGGCTGCCCGCTCGCATTTGCTGGCTCGGGCTGAAGGATCGCGCTCGTGTCGGGTTGGCGTTCAACGAAATGGTCGCGTCGGGCGAACTCAAGGCCCCGGTGGTGATCGGGCGTGACCACTTGGATTCGGGTTCGGTCGCCAGCCCGAACCGTGAAACCGAGAGTATGCGTGACGGCTCGGACGCAGTATCCGACTGGCCGCTCCTGAATGCGCTCCTGAACACCGCGAGCGGCGCGACGTGGGTGTCGCTGCACCACGGTGGCGGGGTCGGTATGGGCTTCAGTCAACACGCGGGCGTGGTGATCGTGTGCGACGGGACGCCAGAAGCTGCCAAGCGCATCGGGCGCGTGTTACGAAACGACCCCGGCACCGGCGTGATGCGCCACGCGGACGCGGGTTACGATAGCGCGATTCGCTGTGCGCAAGAGAACGGGCTGGACCTGCCGATGCTGGATGGCGCGTGA